A segment of the Bdellovibrio bacteriovorus genome:
CGTCCTAGTCGAAAAGGTTGACCGAATGTATCGCAACTTTCACGACTCGGTGTCCTTACAAACGAATGCCAATCATCTTCGCCTGCATTTCGTAAAACAGGGGAAGATTCACTCAAAAGACTCTAAGTCTCACGACAAGCTTCACCATGATATTGATCTGGCCGTGGCCAATTATCACGTCAACAACCTTTCAGAGGAAGTAAAAAAGGGTTCTGATCAGAAAGCTGCACAAGGGGGCTGGCCAGGGCCAGCCCCTCTTGGGTACAAGAATCGCCTTGAGGATCACACCATCATCATTCACCCCGAAGAAAGCGTTCTAATAAAGAAAGCCTACGACCTGGCCGCCACCGGACAATACTCACTACTAAGGCTTAAAAAAGAAATGCACCGTTTGGGCTTGCGCTCCAAAAGAGCAAAGGTTGAGCTATCGAAATCAGCAATGTCTCGAGTTCTGACCAATCCATTTTACTATGGCTACTTCCTACGCAAAGGAACCCTATACAAGGCCACTCATCCCCCTATCATCTCAAAAGACCTTTTCGATAGAGTCCAAGAAATAATGGGCTATGTTAAGAAACCCCATCAGACAAAGCGCCTCCTTACCTACCGTGGCACCGTCACCTGTGCCCATTGTGGATGTTCTATCACCGGGGAGGTAAAAAAGGGGCGCTATACATACTACCGATGCACCAATGGGAAGCTCATTTGCGACAATGTTGTATATCTTCGCGAAGCCGAACTAGATGAGGGCTTCAAAAACGCACTTAGAAGAATCAAGATACCTCGTGAGATCATCGAATGGACCGAAAACGAGCTGAAACAGTCCTCGGCTGCGCAATTCAAAGAGAGCCAGGCACAACTGAGCCTACTAAAGAAACGTTTCAGGGAAATAGAAGGACGACTATCACTAGCCTATGACCACTATTTGGACGGCAAAATCACC
Coding sequences within it:
- a CDS encoding recombinase family protein; the protein is MIKKAVAYARVSSKEQEREGFSIPAQKKLLQDYAKKNGFEIVRFFEEAETAKQAGRKQFRRMLDFLEENLDIKDVLVEKVDRMYRNFHDSVSLQTNANHLRLHFVKQGKIHSKDSKSHDKLHHDIDLAVANYHVNNLSEEVKKGSDQKAAQGGWPGPAPLGYKNRLEDHTIIIHPEESVLIKKAYDLAATGQYSLLRLKKEMHRLGLRSKRAKVELSKSAMSRVLTNPFYYGYFLRKGTLYKATHPPIISKDLFDRVQEIMGYVKKPHQTKRLLTYRGTVTCAHCGCSITGEVKKGRYTYYRCTNGKLICDNVVYLREAELDEGFKNALRRIKIPREIIEWTENELKQSSAAQFKESQAQLSLLKKRFREIEGRLSLAYDHYLDGKITSDMWELKSKQWQDEKASLQNQLTTLELQDQGEQKNVLPLMDLASKASTLFDSMTSDEKREMLGLVLSNPQIKNGSLQYDFRFPFSYFVGIGHLEKWRGGRDSNPRPSA